In Kitasatospora sp. NBC_00240, the following are encoded in one genomic region:
- a CDS encoding lysylphosphatidylglycerol synthase transmembrane domain-containing protein, whose protein sequence is MTGTADVGVDEDSDESAADMSAGHGDGSAATPEVSLIKDGRFKTPRPPKSAGAAVPSPAVPEPGPADLPPPIELPDLEAEPTQPLPEPEPRPEPEQEPKQGAQGPLTDPLDEAPHLDVDEPLLAARAHRPSDLIRFLAGVFGIVALFVLASVATSTTSGIEIDISSNAERISPVLSTIAGLVSSVAVLAVPLAFAVERLIKRDGLRVADGVLASVLAYGVSLGIDWWVAEGASETIRDALTRLPTDSAGTLTDPVHGYLAPVIAYMTAVGMSSRPRWRVALWVVVILSGATELISGYTTPLSLLLTVLIGWSVAYGTLYAIGSPNIRPTGQHLMIGLRKVGFTPASAHRAPDAPGGTRRYHVTQQTGPPLDVHIVDREQQASGFFYRAWRRLRLRSVAVRRSPQSLRQALEQEALIAYAAAASGAQAPQLVATSELGPDAAILVYENVEGRPLDDLADEEITDQVMASLWESVAALHERRIAHRRLTGESLLVVDDKTACLVNLSGGDIAASDLTLRIDVAQLVTTFALRIGPERAVSVANHVLGPERVAAALPLLQPVGMSRSTRVDLKRLSKERKAAAQARALEQVAAGERTQQQAEEDIAVAGEDLLSRIRGQILQIAPEAPMEPAKLERLKPKTLIMVIALTFAAYLALTTIKPAQLKLSQMNWAWAALALAAAAFSYIAASMSLTGFVPERLPFRRTVAAQVAGSFVKLVAPAAIGGIALNTRYLQKSGIRPGQAVASVGASQLAGLAGHLLLLFSFGLITGSQTNGDLSASRAVIIGVLAAAVLALVVAAVGPLRRFVVTRVRSLFFGVVPRMLDLMQTPTKLLTGFGGILLLTMSFTACLDASVQAFGGDISFSAVAVVFLTANAAGSAIPTPGGIGPVEFALIGALTVAGVPPAVATPAVFLYRALTFWLPVLPGWIAYNVLQRKGSL, encoded by the coding sequence ATGACGGGGACGGCAGACGTGGGCGTGGACGAGGACTCCGACGAGTCCGCCGCCGACATGTCCGCAGGCCACGGCGACGGGTCGGCCGCCACGCCGGAAGTGTCCCTGATCAAGGACGGTCGGTTCAAGACCCCGCGGCCGCCGAAATCCGCCGGCGCCGCGGTGCCCTCGCCGGCGGTGCCCGAACCCGGGCCGGCCGACCTCCCGCCGCCGATCGAACTGCCGGACCTGGAGGCGGAGCCCACCCAGCCGCTCCCCGAGCCCGAACCCCGGCCGGAGCCGGAGCAGGAGCCGAAGCAGGGTGCCCAGGGCCCGCTGACCGACCCGCTCGACGAAGCCCCCCACCTGGACGTCGACGAGCCGCTGCTGGCCGCCCGCGCCCACCGCCCCTCCGACCTGATCCGCTTCCTGGCCGGCGTGTTCGGGATCGTCGCACTGTTCGTCCTGGCCAGCGTCGCGACCTCGACCACCAGCGGGATCGAGATCGACATCAGCTCCAACGCGGAGCGGATCTCCCCCGTCCTGTCCACCATCGCCGGGCTGGTCTCCAGCGTCGCGGTGCTGGCCGTCCCGCTGGCCTTCGCGGTGGAGCGCCTGATCAAACGCGACGGCCTGCGGGTCGCCGACGGCGTGCTCGCCTCCGTCCTCGCGTACGGGGTGTCGCTCGGCATCGACTGGTGGGTGGCCGAGGGCGCCTCGGAGACCATCCGGGACGCACTGACCCGGCTGCCGACCGACAGCGCGGGCACCCTCACCGACCCGGTGCACGGCTACCTCGCACCGGTCATCGCCTATATGACGGCGGTCGGCATGTCGAGCCGCCCGCGCTGGCGGGTGGCCCTGTGGGTGGTGGTCATCCTCAGCGGCGCCACCGAGCTGATCAGCGGTTACACCACACCGCTCTCGCTGCTGCTGACCGTCCTGATCGGCTGGTCCGTCGCCTACGGCACGCTCTACGCGATCGGCTCGCCGAACATCCGCCCGACCGGCCAGCACCTGATGATCGGCCTGCGCAAGGTCGGCTTCACCCCGGCCAGCGCGCACCGGGCCCCCGACGCCCCCGGCGGCACCCGCCGCTACCACGTGACCCAGCAGACCGGCCCCCCGCTGGACGTGCACATCGTCGACCGGGAGCAGCAGGCCTCGGGCTTCTTCTACCGCGCCTGGCGCCGGCTGCGGCTGCGCTCGGTGGCCGTCCGGCGCAGCCCGCAGTCGCTGCGCCAGGCCCTGGAGCAGGAGGCGCTGATCGCGTACGCGGCGGCCGCCTCCGGTGCCCAGGCCCCCCAGTTGGTGGCCACCTCCGAGCTCGGGCCGGACGCCGCCATCCTGGTCTACGAGAACGTCGAGGGCCGGCCGCTGGACGACCTGGCGGACGAGGAGATCACCGACCAGGTGATGGCCTCCCTCTGGGAGTCGGTCGCCGCCCTGCACGAGCGCCGGATCGCCCACCGCCGGCTCACCGGCGAGTCGCTGCTGGTGGTGGACGACAAGACGGCCTGCCTGGTCAACCTCTCCGGCGGCGACATCGCGGCGAGCGACCTGACCCTGCGCATCGACGTCGCCCAGCTGGTCACCACCTTCGCTCTGCGGATCGGCCCGGAGCGGGCGGTCAGCGTCGCCAACCACGTGCTCGGGCCGGAGCGGGTGGCGGCCGCGCTGCCGCTGCTCCAGCCGGTCGGCATGAGCCGCTCCACCCGGGTCGACCTCAAGCGCCTCAGCAAGGAGCGCAAGGCCGCCGCCCAGGCCCGCGCCCTGGAGCAGGTCGCCGCCGGGGAGCGCACCCAGCAGCAGGCCGAGGAGGACATCGCGGTGGCCGGCGAGGACCTCCTCAGCCGGATCCGCGGGCAGATTCTGCAGATCGCCCCCGAGGCACCGATGGAGCCGGCCAAGCTGGAGCGGCTGAAGCCGAAGACCCTGATCATGGTCATCGCGCTCACCTTCGCCGCCTACCTGGCGCTGACCACCATCAAGCCCGCGCAGCTCAAGCTCTCCCAGATGAACTGGGCCTGGGCGGCGCTGGCCCTGGCGGCCGCCGCCTTCAGCTACATCGCCGCCTCGATGAGCCTGACCGGCTTCGTACCCGAGCGGCTGCCGTTCCGGCGGACGGTCGCGGCCCAGGTCGCCGGCTCCTTCGTGAAACTGGTGGCGCCCGCCGCGATCGGCGGCATCGCGCTGAACACCCGCTACCTGCAGAAGTCCGGCATCCGGCCGGGCCAGGCGGTGGCGAGCGTCGGCGCCTCCCAGCTGGCCGGCCTGGCCGGGCACCTGCTGCTGCTGTTCAGCTTCGGTCTGATCACCGGCAGCCAGACCAACGGCGACCTCAGCGCCTCCCGCGCGGTCATCATCGGTGTGCTGGCGGCCGCCGTGCTGGCCCTGGTGGTGGCCGCCGTCGGCCCGCTGCGGCGCTTCGTGGTGACCAGGGTCCGCTCGCTGTTCTTCGGGGTCGTCCCGCGGATGCTCGACCTGATGCAGACCCCGACCAAGCTGCTCACCGGCTTCGGCGGCATCCTGCTGCTGACCATGAGCTTCACCGCCTGCCTGGACGCCTCGGTGCAGGCCTTCGGCGGGGACATCAGCTTCTCCGCGGTGGCCGTGGTGTTCCTGACCGCCAACGCGGCCGGGTCCGCCATTCCCACCCCGGGCGGGATCGGCCCGGTGGAGTTCGCGCTGATCGGTGCGCTGACGGTGGCCGGGGTCCCGCCGGCGGTGGCCACCCCGGCCGTCTTCCTCTACCGGGCGCTGACCTTCTGGCTGCCGGTGCTGCCGGGCTGGATCGCCTACAACGTCCTGCAGCGCAAGGGCTCGCTCTAG
- the moeZ gene encoding adenylyltransferase/sulfurtransferase MoeZ encodes MSLPPLVEPAAELTVDEVRRYSRHLIIPDVGMAGQKRLKNAKVLCVGAGGLGSPALMYLAAAGVGTLGIVEFDVVDESNLQRQIIHGQSDIGRSKGESARESVLEINPYVNVILHEDRLDNSNVMEIFSGYDLIVDGTDNFATRYLVNDAAVLLGKPYVWGSIYRFDGQASVFWAEHGPCYRCLYPEAPPAGMVPSCSEGGVLGVLCASIGSIQVTEAIKLLAGVGEPLVGRLMIYDALEMNYRQVKVRKDPDCALCGENPTVTELIDYEAFCGVVSDEAQAAAAGSTITSKQLKQWQDDKEDILLIDVREPGEYEIVNIPGAVLIPKNEFLMGNALETLPQDKKIVLHCKSGVRSAEVLAVLKSAGFSDAVHLGGGILGWVSQIEPHKPAY; translated from the coding sequence GTGTCGCTGCCACCCCTGGTCGAGCCGGCCGCCGAGCTCACCGTCGACGAGGTCCGCAGGTACTCCCGCCACCTGATCATCCCCGACGTGGGCATGGCCGGGCAGAAGCGGCTGAAGAACGCCAAGGTGCTGTGTGTCGGCGCCGGCGGCCTCGGATCCCCCGCGCTGATGTACCTGGCCGCGGCCGGTGTGGGCACGCTCGGCATCGTCGAGTTCGACGTCGTCGACGAGTCCAACCTGCAGCGCCAGATCATCCACGGTCAGTCCGACATCGGCCGTTCCAAGGGTGAGTCCGCGCGGGAGTCCGTGCTGGAGATCAACCCCTACGTCAACGTGATCCTCCACGAGGACCGCCTCGACAACTCCAACGTGATGGAGATCTTCTCCGGCTACGACCTGATCGTGGACGGCACCGACAACTTCGCCACCCGCTACCTGGTGAACGACGCCGCGGTGCTGCTCGGCAAGCCGTACGTCTGGGGCTCGATCTACCGCTTCGACGGCCAGGCCAGCGTGTTCTGGGCCGAGCACGGCCCCTGCTACCGCTGCCTCTACCCGGAGGCCCCGCCGGCCGGCATGGTCCCGTCCTGCTCCGAGGGCGGCGTGCTGGGCGTGCTCTGCGCCTCCATCGGCTCGATCCAGGTCACCGAGGCGATCAAGCTGCTCGCCGGTGTCGGCGAGCCGCTGGTCGGCCGGCTGATGATCTACGACGCCCTGGAGATGAACTACCGCCAGGTCAAGGTCCGCAAGGACCCGGACTGCGCGCTCTGCGGTGAGAACCCCACCGTCACCGAGCTGATCGACTACGAGGCCTTCTGCGGCGTCGTGTCGGACGAGGCCCAGGCCGCCGCCGCGGGCTCGACCATCACCTCGAAGCAGCTCAAGCAGTGGCAGGACGACAAGGAGGACATCCTCCTGATCGACGTCCGCGAGCCCGGCGAGTACGAGATCGTCAACATCCCCGGCGCGGTGCTGATCCCGAAGAACGAGTTCCTCATGGGCAACGCCCTGGAGACGCTCCCGCAGGACAAGAAGATCGTGCTGCACTGCAAGTCGGGCGTCCGCTCGGCCGAGGTGCTGGCCGTGCTGAAGTCCGCGGGCTTCTCGGACGCCGTCCACCTCGGTGGCGGCATCCTCGGCTGGGTCAGCCAGATCGAGCCGCACAAGCCGGCCTACTAG
- a CDS encoding NAD-dependent epimerase/dehydratase family protein gives MRVLLLGADGFIGRRVTDRLLVDQELQVTVLGRRDSADIRFDLTTGSPGALARFLDAVAPQVVINCAGATYGSSRVLIRSNTLAVATVCEAIRRSREPARLVHVGSAAEYGPVPGGIPIAESAEPRPVGPYGVSKLAGTELVLASGLDATVLRVFDVVGPGAPTASLFGRLSEGLRRALERDESVVRMPDLSGYRDFVDVRDVARAIQSAAVSAATGVINIGSGHAVRARDAAQMLVRTAGFEGTVAEESRPALLPAQSAGAADHLLHPLAHHLAGHRTAESRAAEGRSVDGRSPAAEPVPWRQADVRTARDRLGWRTQVPLEESLGDIWLETACRV, from the coding sequence ATGAGGGTGCTGCTGCTGGGCGCCGACGGCTTTATCGGCCGTCGGGTCACCGATCGTCTGCTCGTGGACCAGGAGTTGCAGGTGACGGTGCTCGGCCGGCGTGACTCCGCCGACATCCGCTTCGACCTGACCACGGGGAGCCCGGGTGCGCTGGCCAGGTTCCTCGACGCGGTGGCTCCGCAGGTGGTGATCAACTGCGCCGGGGCGACCTACGGCAGCTCCCGGGTGCTGATCAGGTCGAACACGCTGGCCGTCGCCACCGTCTGCGAGGCGATCCGGCGCAGCCGGGAGCCGGCCCGGCTGGTCCATGTCGGCTCGGCCGCCGAGTACGGTCCGGTGCCGGGCGGGATCCCGATCGCGGAGAGCGCCGAGCCGCGCCCGGTCGGCCCGTACGGGGTGTCCAAGCTCGCCGGGACGGAGCTGGTGCTGGCCTCCGGGCTGGACGCCACCGTGCTGCGGGTCTTCGACGTGGTGGGCCCGGGCGCGCCCACGGCCTCCCTCTTCGGTCGGCTCTCGGAGGGGCTGCGCCGGGCGCTGGAGCGGGACGAGTCGGTGGTGCGGATGCCGGACCTGTCCGGATACCGGGATTTCGTCGACGTCCGGGACGTCGCGCGGGCGATCCAGTCGGCGGCGGTCTCGGCGGCCACCGGCGTGATCAACATCGGCAGCGGGCACGCCGTCCGGGCCAGGGACGCCGCCCAGATGCTGGTCCGGACGGCCGGGTTCGAGGGCACGGTGGCCGAGGAGAGCCGGCCGGCGCTGCTTCCGGCGCAGTCGGCGGGCGCCGCCGACCATCTGCTGCACCCGTTGGCGCACCACCTGGCCGGCCACCGTACGGCGGAGTCCCGCGCCGCCGAGGGCCGGTCGGTCGACGGACGCTCGCCGGCCGCGGAGCCGGTGCCGTGGCGGCAGGCGGACGTCCGGACGGCCAGGGACCGTCTCGGCTGGCGGACACAGGTTCCGCTGGAGGAGTCGCTGGGCGACATCTGGCTGGAGACCGCCTGCCGGGTCTGA
- a CDS encoding DUF3492 domain-containing protein, with product MRIALLTEGARPYAQRGGPGWSARLAEGLREHEFELYVLAGPAGRGTAGDGPGGVQGRFDAVHELPMWGVRPAGRGPVALRRRQYQRAYEQLVRALVMPRERGSFGPGLYRLAELARADGGLPAFLASGQAQRVLERAWRSPGADTAAGQPMVRDVLVAADLLEQCLRPLSAPWYGTGPGGLGAADVCHVIGTGPAALPALAAKQLHGVPFVVTEHGLHLREQYAGYREAPYRWPVRALLLTFFRLLTEETYRQAALLTPGSAHDQQWQRRVGADPARTRVVHEGTPAVARPAAGPEPTAPTVVWVGPLEPGRDPALMLHAFARIHAELPAARLLIHGEEAAPDYLAHCEALAGRLGLTGSVEFAGRPASAAEAWRSGTVVVFTALVQRGPLLLADAMLSGRAVVSTDTGVAREVVGPTGLLVPPRDPQALAGACLALLRDEERRSRLGLSGRLRAQERFAVEPVVTAFRDIYLELVSNWPAYPDGRSGASGQRLRPFARPAEYWMAAGPAGRAPAADGTGGGQRPTRSEAGTGAEPEAKPEALAEVV from the coding sequence GTGCGCATCGCACTGCTCACCGAGGGCGCCCGGCCGTACGCACAGCGTGGCGGCCCGGGCTGGAGTGCCCGGCTGGCCGAGGGCCTGCGCGAGCACGAGTTCGAGCTGTACGTGCTGGCCGGCCCGGCCGGCCGGGGCACGGCGGGCGACGGGCCGGGCGGCGTCCAGGGGCGCTTCGACGCCGTGCACGAACTGCCGATGTGGGGCGTGCGGCCCGCCGGGCGCGGGCCCGTCGCCCTGCGCCGGCGGCAGTACCAGCGGGCGTACGAGCAGCTGGTCCGGGCCCTGGTGATGCCGCGCGAGCGCGGCTCCTTCGGCCCCGGCCTGTACCGGCTGGCCGAGCTGGCCCGGGCGGACGGCGGCCTGCCCGCCTTCCTCGCCTCCGGGCAGGCCCAGCGGGTCCTGGAGCGCGCCTGGAGATCGCCCGGCGCCGACACCGCGGCCGGACAGCCGATGGTCAGGGACGTCCTGGTCGCCGCCGACCTGCTGGAGCAGTGCCTGCGGCCGCTGTCCGCGCCCTGGTACGGCACCGGGCCCGGCGGCCTCGGCGCCGCGGACGTCTGCCACGTGATCGGCACCGGCCCCGCGGCCCTGCCCGCGCTCGCCGCGAAGCAGCTGCACGGGGTGCCGTTCGTGGTCACCGAACACGGCCTGCACCTGCGCGAGCAGTACGCCGGCTACCGCGAGGCGCCCTACCGCTGGCCGGTCCGCGCCCTGCTGCTCACCTTCTTCCGGCTGCTCACCGAGGAGACCTACCGGCAGGCCGCCCTCCTCACCCCGGGCAGCGCCCACGACCAGCAGTGGCAGCGCCGGGTCGGCGCCGACCCGGCCCGCACCAGGGTCGTCCACGAGGGCACCCCGGCGGTGGCCCGGCCGGCCGCCGGCCCGGAGCCGACGGCGCCCACGGTGGTGTGGGTCGGCCCGCTGGAGCCCGGGCGCGACCCTGCCCTGATGCTGCACGCCTTCGCCCGGATCCACGCGGAGCTGCCCGCGGCCCGGCTGCTGATCCACGGCGAGGAGGCCGCGCCGGACTACCTCGCGCACTGCGAGGCGCTGGCCGGGCGGCTCGGCCTGACCGGGTCGGTGGAGTTCGCCGGCCGGCCGGCCTCCGCCGCCGAGGCCTGGCGCAGCGGCACGGTGGTGGTCTTCACGGCACTGGTCCAGCGGGGCCCGCTGCTGCTCGCGGACGCGATGCTGAGCGGCCGCGCGGTGGTCTCGACCGACACCGGGGTGGCCCGTGAGGTGGTCGGGCCGACCGGCCTCCTGGTGCCGCCGAGGGATCCGCAGGCACTGGCAGGCGCCTGCCTGGCCCTGTTGAGGGACGAGGAACGCCGCTCGCGCCTGGGGCTCTCGGGCAGGCTGCGCGCGCAGGAACGCTTCGCCGTGGAGCCGGTGGTCACCGCCTTCCGCGACATCTACCTGGAGCTGGTCTCGAACTGGCCGGCCTATCCGGACGGCCGGAGCGGCGCCTCGGGGCAGCGGCTGCGGCCGTTCGCCCGGCCGGCCGAGTACTGGATGGCCGCCGGGCCGGCAGGCCGCGCCCCGGCCGCCGACGGGACGGGCGGCGGGCAGCGGCCGACCCGGAGCGAGGCCGGGACCGGCGCCGAGCCGGAGGCCAAGCCGGAAGCGTTGGCGGAGGTGGTCTGA
- a CDS encoding alpha/beta fold hydrolase encodes MSAEQQVEPMAEGGTRAGAEIRTVEIPGAVLAVSGPVETGPRGGAQLPPALFVHGLGGASDNWTELMDELSDLVAGEAVDLPGFGRSAPPADGNLSLSGHVRAVIGYLEASGRGPVHLFGNSLGGAVAVRLAALRPDLVLSLTLISPALPELPPQRTAWPTGLLAVPGVPALMRRMPANGRSVEDATEGLLRLVYGDVASVSEARRAAAVAEYRRRTGLPYAMQVLVGSARGIVSAYTERGEQSLWRQAEQVRVPVLLVYGLKDKLVSYRSARRACAAFVDARLLVLPESGHVAMMEFPAQVARAVRELLAQVPPGPAAATGERAGLLDGVAVGDVAGAGEADGAADGGVENVGS; translated from the coding sequence ATGAGCGCTGAGCAGCAGGTGGAGCCGATGGCCGAGGGCGGGACGCGTGCGGGCGCGGAGATCCGGACGGTCGAGATCCCCGGGGCGGTACTGGCCGTGAGCGGGCCGGTGGAGACCGGGCCGCGAGGTGGCGCGCAGCTGCCGCCGGCGCTGTTCGTGCACGGGCTCGGCGGCGCGTCCGACAACTGGACCGAGCTGATGGACGAGCTCTCCGACCTGGTCGCCGGCGAAGCCGTGGACCTGCCCGGCTTCGGCCGCTCGGCCCCGCCCGCGGACGGCAACCTGTCGCTGTCCGGGCACGTCAGGGCCGTGATCGGGTACCTGGAGGCGTCCGGCCGGGGCCCGGTGCACCTGTTCGGCAACTCGCTCGGCGGCGCCGTCGCCGTCCGTCTCGCCGCCCTGCGGCCCGACCTGGTGCTCAGCCTGACACTGATCTCCCCGGCGCTGCCCGAGCTGCCGCCGCAGCGCACCGCCTGGCCGACCGGCCTGCTCGCGGTGCCCGGGGTGCCCGCCCTGATGCGGCGGATGCCGGCGAACGGTCGCAGCGTCGAGGACGCCACCGAGGGCCTGCTGCGGCTGGTGTACGGCGACGTCGCCTCGGTGTCGGAGGCCCGGCGGGCCGCCGCCGTCGCCGAGTACCGCCGCCGGACGGGACTGCCGTACGCGATGCAGGTGCTGGTCGGCTCGGCCCGCGGGATCGTCTCGGCGTACACCGAGCGCGGCGAGCAGTCGCTGTGGCGGCAGGCGGAGCAGGTCCGGGTGCCGGTGCTGCTGGTGTACGGGCTCAAGGACAAGCTGGTCTCGTACCGCTCGGCCCGGCGGGCCTGTGCCGCCTTCGTCGACGCCCGGCTGCTGGTGCTGCCGGAGTCGGGGCACGTGGCGATGATGGAGTTCCCGGCGCAGGTGGCCCGGGCCGTCCGCGAGCTGCTCGCGCAGGTGCCCCCGGGCCCGGCGGCAGCCACCGGCGAGCGGGCCGGACTCCTCGACGGGGTCGCCGTCGGGGACGTGGCCGGGGCCGGGGAGGCCGACGGGGCCGCCGACGGGGGCGTGGAAAACGTGGGCTCCTAA
- a CDS encoding TetR/AcrR family transcriptional regulator produces MTAIQEAQERPRGARLPRSARREQLLGAAQEVFVAQGYHAAAMDDIADRAGVSKPVLYQHFPGKLELYLALLDKHCDALVEATRTALSATTDNKQRVAATMEAYFHYVASESGAFRLVFESDLTNEPAVRERVDRAADLSATLVSQVIAEDTDLPEAEAKLLAAGVCGLAQITARYWLSQGREIPHDEAVRLVASLAWRGLKGFPMHPGEPGAEGGAESAAE; encoded by the coding sequence GTGACGGCCATCCAGGAGGCGCAGGAGCGCCCGCGCGGTGCCCGCCTGCCGCGAAGCGCCCGCCGTGAACAACTGCTCGGCGCTGCCCAGGAGGTGTTCGTCGCCCAGGGCTACCACGCTGCGGCCATGGACGACATCGCCGACCGCGCCGGGGTCAGCAAGCCGGTGCTGTACCAGCACTTCCCCGGGAAGCTGGAGCTCTACCTCGCGCTGCTCGACAAGCACTGCGACGCTCTGGTGGAGGCGACCCGGACCGCGCTGTCGGCGACGACCGACAACAAGCAGCGGGTGGCCGCGACGATGGAGGCGTACTTCCACTACGTCGCCAGCGAGTCCGGCGCGTTCCGGCTGGTCTTCGAGTCGGACCTGACCAACGAGCCGGCCGTGCGCGAGCGGGTCGACCGGGCCGCCGACCTGAGCGCGACCCTGGTCAGCCAGGTCATCGCCGAGGACACCGACCTGCCCGAGGCGGAGGCCAAGCTGCTCGCGGCCGGCGTCTGCGGGCTGGCCCAGATCACCGCCCGCTACTGGCTCTCGCAGGGCCGGGAGATCCCGCACGACGAGGCCGTGCGCCTGGTCGCCAGCCTGGCCTGGCGGGGGCTCAAGGGCTTCCCGATGCACCCGGGCGAGCCGGGCGCGGAGGGCGGCGCCGAGTCCGCTGCCGAGTAG
- a CDS encoding DUF3107 domain-containing protein — MEVKIGVQNAPREIVLESPQTADEVESAVAKALEGTSKLLTLTDEHGRRVIVPAERLAYVEIGEPTVRKVGFGTA, encoded by the coding sequence GTGGAGGTCAAGATCGGCGTGCAGAACGCGCCCCGAGAGATCGTTCTCGAGAGCCCGCAGACTGCCGATGAGGTCGAGAGCGCGGTCGCGAAGGCGCTGGAGGGCACCTCGAAGCTCCTCACGCTGACCGACGAGCACGGCCGCCGCGTCATCGTCCCGGCCGAGCGCCTGGCGTACGTGGAGATCGGCGAGCCGACCGTCCGCAAGGTCGGTTTCGGCACCGCCTGA
- a CDS encoding ferritin-like fold-containing protein, producing the protein METQGETQDVGAGSIGDWASRSADPGYRAAVVDLLGALAYGELSAFERLAEDAKFAPGLADKAALARMASAEFQHYQLLHDRLAAVGADPDEAMTPFVEPLEGFHRLTAPSDWLEGLVKAYVGDAIATDFYREVAVRLDDDTRDLVLGVMADTGHAQFAVDKVRQAIAENPRVGGRLALWGRRLMGEALSQAQRVVAERDALSNLLVGGAQVQGFDLVEVGKMFNRITEAHTKRMAALGLAS; encoded by the coding sequence ATGGAGACCCAAGGTGAGACCCAGGACGTCGGGGCCGGTTCGATCGGTGACTGGGCCAGTCGCTCGGCCGACCCGGGGTACCGGGCGGCGGTGGTGGATCTGCTCGGCGCCCTCGCGTACGGCGAGCTGAGCGCCTTCGAGCGGTTGGCCGAGGACGCCAAGTTCGCGCCCGGCCTGGCCGACAAGGCCGCGCTGGCCCGGATGGCCTCCGCCGAGTTCCAGCACTACCAGCTGCTGCACGACCGCCTCGCCGCGGTCGGCGCGGACCCGGACGAGGCGATGACCCCCTTCGTCGAGCCGCTGGAGGGCTTCCACCGGCTGACCGCGCCGTCCGACTGGCTGGAGGGCCTGGTCAAGGCGTACGTCGGGGACGCCATCGCGACCGACTTCTACCGCGAGGTGGCCGTCCGGCTGGACGACGACACCCGCGACCTGGTGCTGGGTGTGATGGCCGACACGGGCCACGCCCAGTTCGCCGTCGACAAGGTCCGCCAGGCCATCGCGGAGAACCCGCGGGTGGGCGGCCGGCTGGCGCTCTGGGGCCGGCGGCTGATGGGCGAGGCGCTCAGCCAGGCCCAGCGGGTGGTGGCCGAGCGGGACGCGCTGTCGAACCTGCTGGTCGGCGGCGCGCAGGTGCAGGGCTTCGACCTGGTCGAGGTCGGCAAGATGTTCAACCGGATCACCGAGGCGCACACCAAGCGGATGGCCGCGCTGGGGCTGGCCTCCTGA